The following proteins are encoded in a genomic region of Pseudoxanthomonas suwonensis 11-1:
- the fabD gene encoding ACP S-malonyltransferase, protein MTQPTLAFVFPGQGSQSIGMLAELAAAHPRVREAFAEASEGAGVDLWTLSQEGPEDQLNRTEFTQPALLAAGVAVWRAWQAQGGAQPAQLAGHSLGEYTALVAAGALSLHDGARLVRLRGQLMQDAAPAGTGAMAAVLGAEDAVVEEVCTQASSSGIVVPANYNSPGQIVIGGDAAAVDAALALLAERGVRKAVKLAVSVPSHTPLMRQAADRLGEAMSGLQWQAPSLPVVQNVDAQVHDSVEAIRDALVRQLYLPVRWTGCVQALAGGGATHIAECGPGKVLAGLAKRIDKSLDARAIGAAADFDAALADWR, encoded by the coding sequence GTGACCCAGCCGACGCTTGCTTTTGTTTTCCCCGGTCAGGGTTCCCAGTCGATCGGCATGCTCGCCGAACTGGCGGCGGCGCACCCCCGGGTGCGCGAAGCATTCGCCGAGGCTTCCGAGGGCGCCGGTGTCGACCTGTGGACGCTGTCGCAGGAAGGTCCCGAGGACCAGCTCAACCGCACCGAGTTCACCCAGCCGGCCCTGCTGGCCGCTGGCGTGGCTGTCTGGCGCGCGTGGCAGGCCCAGGGCGGTGCCCAGCCGGCGCAGCTGGCCGGCCACAGCCTGGGCGAGTACACCGCCCTGGTCGCAGCAGGTGCGCTGTCGCTGCATGACGGCGCCCGCCTGGTGCGCCTGCGCGGCCAGCTGATGCAGGATGCCGCCCCCGCCGGTACCGGCGCGATGGCCGCGGTACTCGGTGCCGAGGACGCGGTGGTGGAGGAGGTCTGCACCCAGGCCTCGTCCAGCGGCATCGTGGTCCCGGCCAATTACAACTCGCCCGGCCAGATCGTGATCGGTGGCGACGCCGCCGCGGTCGACGCCGCGCTGGCCCTGCTGGCCGAGCGTGGCGTGCGCAAGGCGGTCAAGCTCGCGGTGAGCGTGCCTTCCCATACCCCGCTGATGCGCCAGGCCGCCGATCGCCTGGGCGAGGCGATGTCCGGCCTGCAGTGGCAGGCGCCGTCGCTGCCGGTGGTGCAGAACGTCGACGCCCAGGTCCACGACAGCGTCGAGGCGATCCGCGACGCGCTGGTGCGCCAGCTCTACCTGCCGGTACGCTGGACCGGTTGCGTCCAGGCCCTGGCCGGTGGTGGCGCCACCCACATCGCCGAGTGCGGGCCCGGCAAGGTGCTGGCCGGCCTGGCCAAGCGCATCGACAAGTCGCTGGACGCGCGCGCCATCGGCGCAGCCGCGGACTTCGACGCCGCGCTGGCCGACTGGCGCTGA